One segment of Laspinema palackyanum D2c DNA contains the following:
- the dacB gene encoding D-alanyl-D-alanine carboxypeptidase/D-alanyl-D-alanine endopeptidase, protein MLRLTRDRLYKSLKSLNLLGLMLMLVSVPSPVKGQTPPSSPPQRFCQSQLEPTIAGIINRPELRRARWGILVETLDIQGDRTLYRRDSEQFFIPASTAKLLTSAAALHHFGPDFRIRTSVYGSNPTGDRIESLRIVGRGDPTIGKTQLEAIAQQLQQQGIRQIGELIGEDSYFIGSPVHPNWEWEDVQAGYGAPVNSLIFNQNSVDFTLTPQGLGQPLSVTWANPAEQTRWQVENQSRTVSTDSPEFLEVGREFTRPIVRVSGQLHVGSPAEEVSISVAEPAENFLGYFRQVLNGVGITTGRQRVSDEFKDMPNQQELAAIVSPPLSEMTVEVLQKSNNLYTEVLLRSLGANPQGKGNNPLPEETREAGLQVLKAALTELGVDPTSYDLVDASGLSRRNLVSPESLVQTLRGMAGSPYFEIYREALPLAGVSGTLRTRFRNTPAAQTVRAKTGTLTGVSGLSGYVPNSEYDTLLFSILVNQSDQSSAMLRTAIDEIVVLLTRLERC, encoded by the coding sequence ATGTTGAGATTGACTCGCGATCGCCTTTACAAATCCCTGAAATCGCTGAATCTGCTGGGATTGATGCTGATGTTGGTTAGTGTGCCGTCTCCGGTGAAGGGACAAACGCCGCCATCCTCTCCACCCCAGCGCTTTTGTCAGTCGCAGTTGGAACCGACGATCGCCGGGATTATTAATCGTCCCGAATTGCGGCGTGCCCGATGGGGTATTCTGGTGGAAACCTTGGATATCCAAGGCGATCGCACCCTTTATCGGCGCGATTCTGAGCAGTTTTTCATTCCCGCCTCGACTGCTAAATTGCTCACAAGTGCTGCTGCATTACATCATTTCGGTCCTGACTTTCGGATTCGCACCTCAGTTTATGGTTCTAATCCGACTGGGGACCGGATTGAGTCTCTGCGGATTGTGGGACGAGGTGACCCGACGATTGGGAAAACTCAGTTAGAGGCGATCGCCCAACAATTGCAGCAACAAGGCATCCGTCAAATTGGCGAACTCATCGGTGAAGATAGTTATTTCATCGGGTCTCCCGTGCATCCTAACTGGGAATGGGAAGATGTCCAGGCGGGATATGGTGCACCTGTAAACAGTCTGATTTTCAATCAAAATAGCGTTGATTTTACCTTAACTCCCCAGGGATTAGGACAACCTTTATCGGTGACTTGGGCGAATCCTGCGGAACAAACCCGATGGCAAGTTGAGAATCAATCCCGGACGGTTTCCACGGATTCCCCGGAATTTTTGGAAGTGGGGAGAGAGTTTACAAGACCCATTGTGCGAGTTTCGGGTCAGTTGCACGTCGGTTCACCGGCAGAAGAGGTCTCGATTTCTGTTGCGGAACCGGCGGAGAATTTTTTAGGGTATTTCCGCCAAGTGTTGAATGGGGTGGGAATTACCACGGGGAGGCAAAGGGTGAGTGACGAGTTTAAAGATATGCCGAATCAACAAGAATTAGCGGCGATCGTCTCACCTCCCTTGTCTGAAATGACGGTGGAAGTTTTGCAAAAGAGCAACAATCTTTATACAGAGGTCTTGCTGCGATCGCTCGGCGCAAATCCCCAAGGCAAAGGCAACAATCCCCTGCCCGAAGAGACTCGGGAGGCGGGTTTACAAGTGTTGAAAGCTGCTTTAACCGAGTTGGGAGTCGATCCGACCAGTTACGATTTAGTCGATGCTTCTGGACTCTCTCGCCGGAACCTCGTCAGTCCCGAATCCCTGGTGCAAACCCTGCGGGGGATGGCGGGTTCTCCTTATTTTGAGATTTACCGGGAGGCATTACCCTTAGCGGGGGTGAGTGGTACGTTGCGGACCCGGTTTCGGAATACCCCGGCAGCGCAAACGGTGCGGGCCAAAACGGGGACGTTAACGGGGGTATCGGGTTTATCCGGGTATGTTCCCAATTCGGAATATGATACGTTATTGTTTAGCATTCTCGTCAATCAATCGGACCAATCCTCGGCAATGTTAAGGACGGCGATCGATGAAATTGTGGTGTTGTTGACGCGATTGGAACGCTGCTAA
- a CDS encoding Hsp20/alpha crystallin family protein → MALIRYSPFREIDTLQREMNRLFDTISSSPETENSGLTFIPPAEISETSDAIHLKLEIPGMDPEHFDVQVTAESVSISGERRSQTITEQQGMTRSEFRYGQFRRVIPLPARVKNTEVQAEYKNGILQLNLPKAEEEKNKVVKVNIG, encoded by the coding sequence ATGGCACTCATTCGTTACTCCCCCTTCCGGGAAATTGACACCCTACAACGGGAAATGAACCGCTTATTCGATACCATTTCTTCCTCCCCCGAAACAGAAAATAGCGGACTGACCTTCATTCCTCCTGCCGAAATCTCCGAAACCAGCGATGCCATTCACTTAAAACTAGAAATTCCCGGCATGGACCCCGAACACTTCGATGTTCAAGTCACCGCCGAATCCGTGTCAATTAGTGGAGAACGTCGCTCCCAAACCATCACCGAACAACAAGGAATGACCCGCAGCGAATTTCGCTATGGTCAATTCCGCCGGGTAATTCCCCTCCCCGCCCGCGTGAAAAATACCGAAGTTCAAGCGGAATACAAAAATGGGATTCTCCAGCTCAATTTGCCCAAAGCGGAAGAGGAGAAAAATAAGGTCGTTAAAGTCAACATTGGCTAG